The nucleotide window CGGGGCCCCGTCGGGGTCGATGAAAAGTCCGCCTACTTCCCGCAGCACGTCATAGCCGGTGGTACCGGCGACCGGGAGGGTGGGATCCAGTGCCTCATCTGCGGCTAGGATCTTCTCGATCACGATCCAGGCTTTGGGGCCAAGCAATTCACGCAGCCGGCACAAATATCCGCTCGGATCAGACAAGCCGTCGGGATGGTCGATCCGTACTCCGTCGACGAGTCCTTCGGAAAACCAACGGGCGACTTCGGCGTGGGTGACCTCAAAGACCGTGTCATCTTCCTGGCGTAGCCCGGCTAGCGAGGTGATCGAAAAAAAGCGACGATAGCCACACACCCCGCGGCGCCAGCCCACCAGCCGGTAGTGTTGGCGGTCGTGCACTTCGGCCCCGGTGCCAGAGCCGGTGCCGGGAGCGATGGGAAGTGCCAGATCCCCCAGCGTGAGCAGCTCACCGTCGACTTTCAGGTCGGCGACGTCTGCGTCGGACCCTAACAGTGGCAGCACAATTCGACCGTCCTCGTCAAGCTCCCAGTCAACGTCGAAATAGGCTGCGTAGACGGAATTACGGCCGTATCGCAGCACATCCCACCACCAGATGTTCTGCTGCGGCTTATCGATCCCCACGTGGTTGGGCACGATATCGACGATCACGCCCATGCCCCGGGCCCGCGCCGCTGCGGATAGCCGCGCTAGACCGTCGGCGCCACCAAGTTCGGCTGAGACAGTCGTCGGGTCGGTGACGTCGTACCCATGGGATGAACCGTGAGCCGCGGTCAGGATGGGGGACAGATACAGGTGTGAAACTCCGAGACTATCAAGGTATTCCAGTATGTTCTCCGCGTCGGAGAAAGTGAATCCAAATCCGCTTGATGGACCACGCAATTGCAACCGGTAGGTCGATAGGACGGGAAAAGCCATGCGCTATGCGGTCTTACGTAGAACAAGCAGGGAACGTCCAGGAACTGCAACCTTGTCCTCGGCAGTGACGACCAGATCGGCGTCACCGACCGGATCGTTGGTATCTAGCTCTACGGTCCACTCGTCGGCATAGTCGCCGCCCGGCATGACGAACTCCACCGTGTCGTCATGAGCGTTGAAGCACAACAGGAACGAGTCGTCGACTACCCGCTCACCACGAGCGTTGGGCGCGGTAATCGCCTCACCATTGAGGAAGACGGCAACGCACTTGTGGAAGCTCCGATTCCAATCCTCGTGGGTCATCTCTTGGCCACCCGGTGTCAGCCAGGCGATGTCTCGTACCTCGTCACCGCTTCGGATCGGCTCACCCTCGAAGAACCGTCGCCTGCGAAAGACCGGGTGGTTCTTGCGCAAAGTGGTTACCTTTTGCGCAAAAATCAGCAGTTCGGAGTTCGTATCGACCAAAGACCAGTCCATCCACGACAATTCGGAGTCTTGGCAATAGACGTTGTTGTTGCCCTGCTGGGTGCGTCCGATCTCGTCGCCGTGGGCGATCATCGGCGTGCCCTGGCTGACCATCAATGTGGCCCAGAAGTTGCGCATTTGGCGGCGACGCAACGCCATGATGTCGGGATCGTCGGTGGGCCCTTCGGCCCCACAGTTCCAGGACCGATTGTGACTTTCGCCGTCGCGATTGTCTTCGCCATTGGCGCTGTTGTGCTTCTCGTTGTAGGACACCAGGTCGTTCAGGGTGAATCCGTCGTGGGCCGTGACGAAGTTGATACTGGCGCTCGGCCGCCGGCCAGTCGCCTCGTAGAGGTCCGACGACCCGGTCAACCGGGAAGCGAACTCGCCCAGGGTCGCGGGCTCACCCCGCCAGTAGTCGCGCACAGTATCGCGGTATTTCCCGTTCCACTCCGTCCACAAACCGGGAAAATTCCCGACCTGGTATCCGCCCTCGCCGACGTCCCACGGCTCGGCGATCAGTTTGACCTGGCTGACCACCGGATCCTGCTGCACCAGATCGAAGAACGCGCTCAACCGGTCCACGTCGTGCAGCTCCCGCGCCAAGGTGGCGGCCAGGTCGAAGCGGAATCCGTCGACATGCATCTCCATCACCCAGTAGCGCAGCGAATCCATGATCAGTTGCAGCACATGCGGGTGGCGGGCGTTGAGGCTGTTGCCGGTGCCGGTGTAGTCCTTATACCAGCGCAGGTCGGTGTCCACCAGGCGGTAGTAGGCGGCGTTGTCGATGCCGCGGAAGTTGATGGTCGGACCGAGTCGGTTGCCTTCGGCGGTGTGGTTGTACACCACGTCGAGAATGACTTCGATGCCGGCCTCATGCAGGCTGCGTACCATGGACTTGAATTCTCCCACGGCGCTGCCTGCTTGCCGGTTGGCTGCATACTGATTGTGTGGGGCGAAAAATCCAAAAGTGTTGTAACCCCAGTAATTTCGTAGACCCAGATCGAGCAGACGTGAGTCGTGCATGAATTGATGTACCGGCATCAATTCGATGGCGGTGACGTTCAGCGACTTGAGGTGATCGATGATTGCGGGATGGGCCAGTCCGGCATAGGTGCCCCGGAGCTCTTCGGGGATGTCCGGATGAGTTTGCGTCATGCCTTTGACGTGTGCTTCGTAGATGACGGTCTCGTGGTAAGGAGTCATTGGAGCCCGGTCGTAACCCCAGTCGAAGAACGGGTTGATCACCACACTGGTCATGGTGTATCCGAGGGAGTCGACCATGGGGGGGATGCCGGGGTCGGCCGAGCCCAGGTCGACGGTCTGCATGTCGTAGGAGAACAGTGCCTGTCCGAAGATGAAATCGCCGTCGAACGCTTTGCCGTAGGGGTCGAGCAGCAGCTTGCTCGGGTCACAGCGATGCCCGGCCGCGGGGTCGAATGGTCCGTAGACCCGAAATCCGTAGCGTTGGCCCGGCGCGACATTGGGCAGATAGGCGTGCCAGACGTATCCGTCGATCTCCTCGAGGGAGATTCGCGATTCGCTACCGCCCTCCGAGATCAGGCATAGCTCGACCTTCTCGGCGATCTCGGAGAAGAGCGAAAAGTTGGTGCCCGCACCGTCATAGGTGGCCCCCAGCGGATATGCGGTGCCCGGCCAAACGGTGGGCAGCGGGGGTGGGGTTACGCCGGAGTCCCCGGCGTTGTTCTGCGACATCATTTGACTTTATCCGCGTTGGTTCGGGTCCGAGCGTTTCCGGTGTCTGTGCCCTGATTTGAATTGGGGTATCGGTGCCTACCTTGTCAGGAGGTCGAGGTCACCACCAACCGGTGATCGCCGCGATTTGGCGCCCAAGTTCGGGGGCCATGGTCCGCATATAGGTCGGGGTCAGATGGTGGGCGTCGCGGTAGATCAGCACATTTCCCTCGACCGCGCGGCAGAAATCCTTGCGGCATATCGCATCCGACATGTCTATCGGCTTGAGGATGGGGAATCGGCTCACGAAGTCCAAAGTGGTGTTGTAGTCCGACAGCAGTTCGGACCGCTTGATCCCACAGGACTGTGCATCGCCACCTTTGGCCAGGCAATCCGCTGGCTTGAACGGTTGGCCATCTTTGACCATCCAGGGCGTATCCCGAACGGCGAGGACGGGAATGTTGTTGTCAGAGAAGGTTTGCCAGATGCCAATATAGGTGGCCGGCATGACATCGCCCGGTTTGATGTTCCACGGTCGAGTCGAGGTGGTGAAGACATAGTTGGGACGATCGGCGACCAGCTTCTCCATCGTTGTTTGTACCCACTCGCGACATTGCGGGTATGGGGCGTTGTTGCCCATGATCAGCGGGACTTCCTCGGTGGACAACGGGCAGCCCATCTTCAGATATGTCACTACTTTGAAATGGTGGAGCCGGCCCAGCAGGTCGAGTGCGGGTAGCCAGTGTTCGGCATGCGAGCCCCCGGCCAACGCGATGGTTCGGACAGCGTCTGAGTCGCCGTAGGTGCAGTTGACCAACGCCGGATTGACGAAGTCGCTGATGCAGCCGTCCTTGGTGGCCGCCGGCAGGTCGCCTTTGGCTTCTAGCACGGTGGGGCGCATTCGCAGTTTTGGTACCCGGACGTGATTAATGAGGGTGCGGGCTCCGGGATAGTCGTTGGCGCTAAGCCCGCTGAGCTCTTTGCCGGAGGATCGCTCGATGATCACATGCTCACGCCAAGTGAACGACGTTGCGGTCAGCGTGACGCCGAGCAGGACCACCACCGATCCCATCACGATCGTCGGGCGGCGTAGCCGCATCCGCCAAGGAATCGGTGGGGTGGCCGCGTCGGCCTCGGTGGGGGCTCGGTACCGCAGCGGGTCCTCGACGTGGCGGGTGGTCAGGTGTGCGAGCAGTCCGGAGACCAGCAATATCCCGGCGCCCTCGAGGAAGTTTGCGTGCCGATGGCCGGTGTAGGAGAGCCAAAAAATCAGCAGCGGCCAGTGCCACAGATACAGCGAGTACGCGATCGCACCCAGCGCCACTAGTGGCCCGGCCGCCAACAGCCGGTTGGGCAGCGGCAGTCGATCGCTGGTGCTGGGATGGGCGTGCCGGTTAGCCCCGGCCAGGATCATCAGCATGGTGGCGCCTACGGGCACCAGGGTCCACGGGCCCGGAAACTCTTTGACGCCGTTGATCAGGGCGCCGCAGAACAAGATCACCACTAGCGCGATGCTGGCGGCGAGGGTACGCAGCCACATCGGCCAACGAATGTAGGGCACCAACGCACCGACGAGTGCCCCCAGCAGGAGCTCCCACCCCCGCGCAAAACTGTTGTAATACGCGGTGGACTGGTTGCTCTGGTGGGCAACAATCGCGAAGACGAATGACGCGACCGTGAGCGCAATCAGCAGCACCACGAATGCGGTCCTTAGGTGGCGGGCTCGAGCGCCCCGGAGCAGGCCGCGAAACAGGTAGGCGCAGCCGGCGACCAGTAGCAGAAACGCGATGTAGAACTGTCCTTGCACGGACATGGACCAGATGTGCTGTAACGGGCTGACGGCTTCACCGGCGCGCAGGTAGTCCGACGCGGAGTTGGCCAGCTCCCAGTTCTGGTAGTAGCCCAAGCTGGCTAGGCTCTGGTCCGCGAAGGTCTCCCATCGGGTCTGCGGCTGGATCAAGATGGTGAGTAGGGCACACCCGGCGAGTACCACAACCAGCGCCGGGAGCAGGCGACGTACCAGCCTGATCAGCTCGGCAATCGGCGATAGCTTCAAATCTGGATTGAGGGTCGCACGCAGTATCTTGCCGCCGAAGAAGAATCCGGACAGCGCCAGGAATACGTCCACGCCGCCGGAAACACGGCCGAACCAGATGTGGAACACCGCGACGAGCGCAATCGCAATCCCGCGCAAGCCGTCGAGATCGTGCCGATAGAACCCTGCCGTGCGGGTTCCCATCGCGTTGGGCGTATTGATCGGTGCTGGTGGCGTTGTCAGGGTCTGCATGGTCGACAGCCAATTTACCGAAACCGCCACCTGCTTCGCCCGTTGACCTGCAATGCAGTCAACGAGGGAAGCGAGGTGGCGGTGATTTTGGGGCTGTGGACGCTACCCGGTGGTACCTACCGGGGCCAGCTGGATTGGTGCTGTCTGCGCTGGTACCTGCAGCGCCGGAGCCTGCTGTGTGGGTGCCTGGCGGGTGGGTGCCAGCTGGGTGGGCGCTTGCTGGGTGGGTGCCTGCGGCGCAGGCGCCTGCTGTAGTGGCGCCCGCTGGGTAGGCGCCTGTAACAGCGGTTGTTGTTGCAGTGGCGCCCGCTGTGTGGGTGCCTGCTGCAGCGGGGCCTGCTGCAACGGTTGTTGCGGTAGCGGTTGTTGTTGCAGTGGGGCCTGTTGCAATGGAGCTTGTTGTAGTGGTTGCTGCTGGGTCCCGAGGACTCGGACCAGGTAGGGCATCATGTCCTTGGTCCGCACCGGCGAGACCTGGACGCTGTCGCTCACTTCCAGCATCTGCCCGTTGCCGAGATACATCGAGACACTTTGCGTCCCTTCGGGACCGTAGAAGATCAGGTCGCCCTTGCGTGCCTGCTGTGGCAGGACCTTCTGGCCGACCTTGTACATTTCGCCGGAAGACCGCGGGAGCTTGATCCCGGCGCCGGCGTAGGCGTACTGGATCAGGCCGGAGGCGTCGAATCCGACGGTGTACATGCCGGTGCCCTTGCCTCGGGTGGGGCCGGTGATGCCGCCGCCGGCCCAGGAGAACGGCACGCCGCGCTGTGCCAGGCCGCGCGCGATCACAACGTCGGTGACCTGCTGGTAGTCCGTCGATCGAACGCCGGGCTCTGCGGTCGCGAGACCGGGGGCGGCCACCATGGGGGCCGTCATCATCGCCAGACCAATCGCGAAGGCGTAGATGCGTTTCATCGGGGTTCCAATCTCCTAGGGGCTCTCCTCGGCCCACGTGCGGGCCCGGTCAGGGTCCGGTGCGTCAGCGCGGTGACCTCGCGCATCCGCCGCCGTTGCAGACTCACGAGTTGACCTCTGTTTCGAGACCAACGCCGCTGCATGACAGTCGAGAACGTGAACCAGATGTCAAACCTCTGTATTCACACCAGTCACTACAGCCACTTTGACAACCAAACTTGTGGGCCGCCAGATCTCCGGAGAATTTTTTGTCTTAACGTGACCGGACGGTTACTGGGGGTTCCCAATCCTGTAAGGGCAGTTGTGATTTCGGTCTCACAGACGTTGCCGGTGCGTGATCAAAGTCGGTGTCTGCGATCAGCGCCCGTAGCTTTCGCTGAAGCCGGTCAGCGCGTAACCGAACACCGACGTCAGTGTGATGACGCCGATGGCCATGATTGGCCAGAATGACATGTACCAGCCCCTCAACATCGAGATCAACGGGCCGATCACCGCGGCGGCCACGGCCGCCCCGATGCCGCCCCACATCACCGGATAGATGTAGTAGTTGAGACCGAATGGCACGAGTGGGCAATCCTCCGAAATGCACACGTTTTCGGTGAACGCGAAAAGCCTTGCCGCCCAACTGGTGCTGGTGACCACGATGAGGAGCACCGCCGAGACTATGACCGTAAGTGCCACGTCCCAGGGGACTATGCGCAGCTTGAGGATTTGTGGTGCCCGACCTTCCGGACCTTCGGGCGACGGTGGAGATTCGGTAGTCGAGCCTGGAGTTTCTTCGGGCTGATTCGGCGAAGCCATGCCTTGCATGCTTCCCGATGGCCCGGCTTTGCGCGACCCGCCCACAACCCGAATGGGCCACACAGTGGCCCATTCGCCGCGGATTACCCTCGGATTCCATGTCTGCGGCAGGAACATCAAGTGCGGGCTTGACGGCCGAACAAGTCAGTGCGATCGACGCCACCCACCTTTGGCACCCCTACAGCACCATCGGCAATGAAGTGCTCGCGCCATTGGTCGCGGTGGCCGCACAGGGCGCCTGGCTGACGCTGATCCGGGACGGCCGCCCGATCGAGGTGCTCGATGCGATGAGCTCGTGGTGGACTGCGATCCATGGTCACGGGCATCCCGTATTGGACGCGGCCCTGGCCTCGCAGCTTGGCACTATGAATCACGTCATGTTCGGGGGGCTGACCCACGAGCCGGCGGCCCGGTTAGCCCAGTTGCTGGTGGACATCACTCCCGCGGGTTTGGAGACGGTCTTCTTCAGCGACTCCGGGTCGGTATCGGTGGAGGTCGCGGTGAAGATGGCCCTGCAGTACTGGCGTAGCCGCGGGCGGCCCGCCAAGCACCGGCTGATGACCTGGCGGGGTGGCTACCACGGCGACACCTTCACACCGATGAGCATCTGCGATCCCGAGGGTGGGATGCACTCTCTGTGGACTGACATTCTGGTCCGGCAGGTGTTCGCACCGCAGGTGCCAGGCGACTACGACCCGCACTACATCACGGCGTTCGAGGACCAACTGGCCGCACATGCAGCGGAGCTGGCAGCGGTGGTTGTCGAGCCGGTGGTGCAGGGCGCGGGTGGGATGCGGTTCCACGACCCGCGCTACCTCACCGACCTGCGGGACATCTGCCGACGTCACGAGGTACTGCTGATCTTCGATGAGATCGCTACCGGCTTCGGCCGCACCGGGGAACTGTTTGCTGCCGACCACGCTGGGGTGAGCCCGGACATCATGTGCGTCGGCAAGGCGCTCACCGGCGGATATCTGAGCCTCGCCGCCACCTTGTGCACGCCCGACATCGCGCACACCATCAGCACCGGGGATGCGGGTGCGCTGATGCACGGGCCTACCTTTATGGCCAACGCGCTGGCTTGTGCGGTGTCGGTCGCCAGCGTCGAGCTGTTGATCGAGCAGGATTGGCGTGCGCGGGTCGGCGAGCTAGGTGCGGGGTTGACGGCCGGACTAGATCCCGCCCGCGGGCTGCCCGGGGTCACCGATGTGCGGGCCTGTGGCGCCATCGGCGTCATCGAGTGCGACCGTCCGATCGATGTGGCGCTCGCCACTCCGGTGGCCCTTGACCACGGTGTGTGGTTGCGCCCGTTCCGCAACCTCGTCTACGCGATGCCGCCGTACATCTGCGGGGCAGCCGAGATCGCCCAGATCACCTCCGCGATGGTCGAGGTAGCACGGCTCATCGGCTCTCGTAGGCTCTAGGTCGATGAAAGCACCGATCGAGACGTCACCGCTGGCCTGGCTGGAGGCGGTGGAGCAACAGCGTCGTCAAGCAGGGCTGCGCCGCCTGCTGCGGCCGCGGCCTGCTGTGTCGACCGAGCTTGATCTGGCGTCCAACGACTACCTTGGCCTGTCCCGGCATCCAGACGTCATCGAGGGGGGTGTCCAGGCGCTGCGTGTCTGGGGCGCCGGTGCCACCGGTTCTCGCCTGGTCACCGGCGACACCGAGCTGCACCAGGAGCTGGAGTCCCAGCTGGCCGACTACGTCGGCGCGGCGGCCGGACTGCTGTTCTCGTCCGGATACACGGCGAATCTGGGCGCCGTCGTGGGTCTGTCCGGCCCGGGGTCGCTGCTGGTGTCCGATGCCTTTTCGCACGCATCGCTGGTGGACGCGTGTCGGCTGTCGCGAGCGCGGGTGGTAGTCACGCCGAATCGTGATGTCGGCGCGGTCGAGGCCGCGCTGTCCTCACGCGGGGAAGAGCGTGCCGTGGTGGTCACCGATTCCGTATTCAGCGCCGATGGCGTGCTGGCCCCCGTGCGTGAGTTGCACGACGTGTGTCGCAGGCACGCAGCGCTGCTCATTGTCGACGAGGCGCACGGCCTCGGGGTACGGGGAAACGGGCGTGGCCTACTGCACGAGGTCGGGCTCGCGGGGGCGCCCGATGTGGTGCTGACCACGACATTGTCCAAGGCCCTGGGCAGTCAGGGCGGTGTGGTTCTCGGGCCGGCATCGGTGCGCGCTCATTTGATCGACGCCGCCCGGCCGTTCATCTTCGACACCGGCCTGGCGCCGGCGGCGGTGGGCGCGGCGCTGGCCGCGCTGCGGGTCCTCAAGGCTGAGGCGTGGCGACCCGACGCGGTGTTGCGCCACGCCCGCGAACTGGCCCGAATCTGCGAATTGGCGCCGGAGCCAGCCCCCCAATCCGCGGTGGTGTCGGTAATCCTGGGCGATCCGGAGCTCGCCCTGGCCGCGGCAACCGCCTGTTTAGACGCCGGAGTGAAGGTGGGTTGCTTTCGACCCCCGACCGTGCCGGCCGGGACGTCGCGGTTGCGGTTGACGGCGCGCGCCTCGCTGACGTCTGACGAGCTGGATCTGGCTCGACAGGTCTTAACCGATGTTCTGCGGGGGCCGTCCAGGGCACTCCGTTGACCGTCCTGGTCGTTACCGGGACCGATACCGGCGTGGGGAAGACGATCGCTACCGCCGCGTTGGCCGCACGCCTGCGCCAGAGCGGCATCGATGTGGCGGTGTGTAAACCGGTTCAGACCGGTACCGACACCGGCGACGACGATCTCGCCGAGATTGGCCGACTGTCCGGCGTAACCGAACTCGTCGGATTGGCGCGCTATCCGCTGCCGATGGCGCCGGCCGCAGCCGCTGCGCAGGCCGGCGCCCCCTTGCCCACTCGCGATCAGGTGTTGCAGCTCATCCGCGGGCTCGACCGACCGGGGCGCGTGACGCTGGTGGAGGGCGCAGGAGGGCTGCTGGTTGAACTTGCCGACTCGGGAGTGACGCTGCGCGACCTCGCGGTGGATCTGGGTGCTGAGGCGCTGGTCGTTGTCACCGCAGAACTGGGTACCCTCAACCACACCGCGTTGACACTGGAATCGCTTGTAGCACAAAGGGTTCTATGCGCTGGACTGGTAATCGGCAGCTGGCCGGCACATCCTGGATTGGTGGAGACCTCAAATCGGTCTGCCTTGGCCCAGATGGCTCCTGTGCGGGCCGTGCTTCCCGCGGGCGCGGCGGAGTCGGACACCGTGCATTTCGCGGCCATGAGCGCAGGCGCGTTCGACCCCGGCTGGGTGGCTGCATTGGCCCGCTGATGGTGCATTCGATCGAGCTGGTATTCGACCCCGATACCGAGGCAGCGATCCGTCGCATCTGGGGCGAGCTTGCCGCGGCCGGAATACCCAGCCAGGCACCGGCCAGTCGTCCACACGTGACGCTATCCGTCGCCGAACACATCGAGTCCGACGTCGACGCAGTGCTGCGTCCAATTGCCAGACGGCTGCCATTGAGCTGCACGATTGGTGCTCCGGTGCTGTTCGGTCGGTCTAACGTCGTGTTCGCCCGCCTGCTAGTGCCGACGGGTGATCTGTTGGCACTGCATGCCGAGGTGCACCGGCTCTGCGGTTCACATCTCTCGCCGGCACCGATGTCCAACAGTCTGCCGAACAAATGGACCGCCCACGTCACCTTGGCGCGCCGAGTGGGCGGCGGGCAATTGGGCAGGGCGCTTCGCATTGCGGGACGCCCATTGCAAATCGACGGCCGGTTTGCCGGCCTGCGCCGTTGGGAGGGCAACAAACGCGTGGAGCACCTGATCACCTGACCGCCGGCGGGCCGAAGAAGCGGCAAAAACCCAGTACGTTGGGCTGCGGACGACCGCGTCGTGTCTGCGTCGGGGTGCACGGCTACCCTAAGTTGGCAGTTCTGTGCCCGATGCGGTCGGGTCGGACGAGGATTTGACGAAGACCAGGGGAGTACTTGGTGACTCAGGCAGCTACTGAACCCACAGCCGACGCGGGCCGGAATGGCGTGCTCGACTCGGACATTCTGGCAGTAGCCCGGCAGCAGGTGCTGGAGCGCGGTGAGGGTTTGAACCAGCAACAGGTGCTGCGGGTCTTGCAGCTGCCCGATGACCGGCTAGAAGAGCTGCTGGCGCTGGCGCACGAGGTGCGGATGCGGTGGTGTGGCCCAGAGGTCGAGGTCGAGGGCATCATCAGCCTGAAAACGGGTGGTTGCCCGGAGGATTGCCATTTCTGCTCGCAGTCCGGACTCTTCAGCTCTCCGGTGCGCAGCGCATGGCTAGACGTTCCCAGCCTGGTGGAGGCGGCCAAACAGACAGCCAAGTCGGGTGCCACCGAGTTCTGTATCGTCGCCGCGGTCCGCGGACCCGACGACAGGTTGCTGTCTCAAGTTGCGGCGGGCATTGAGGCCATCCGCAACGAGGTCGAGATCAACATCGCCTGCTCGTTGGGGATGTTGAGTGCCGACCAGGTGGAGCAGCTGGCGGCGATGGGAGTGCACCGCTACAACCACAACCTCGAGACGGCTCGCTCGTACTTCACCAACGTTGTGACCACCCATACCTGGGAAGAGCGCTGGCAGACGCTGTCGATGGTGCGCGACGCCGGCATGGAAGTGTGCTGCGGAGGCATCTTGGGTATGGGTGAGACGTTGGAGCAGCGGGCCGAATTCGCCGCCAACCTGGCCGAGTTGGGCCCCGATGAGGTGCCGTTGAACTTCCTGAATCCGCGGCCGGGTACCCCGTTCGGTGATCTCGAGGTGTTGCCGGCCAGTGAGGCGCTGAAGGCGGTGGGTGCGTTTCGATTGGCGTTGCCGCGCACGATGTTGCGTTTTGCCGGCGGCCGCGAAATCACCCTGGGCGACCTGGGCGCCAAGCGCGGGATCCTAGGAGGCATCAACGCCGTGATCGTCGGCAACTACCTGACCACTCTTGGCCGCCCAGCGGAAGCCGACCTGGAACTGTTGGAAGACCTGCAGATGCCATTGAAAGCGCTCAACGCCAGCTTGTAGGAAACCAGGAATCGTAGGTGGGAAGTCTGGGTATTCCGGTGAGTGCCGGCGTCTACAACGTCTACACCGGCGAATTGGCGGGTACGGCGACGCCCACGGCGGCCCAATTGGGTCTGGAACCACCGCGGTTCTGTGCGCAGTGCGGACGGCGGATGATCGTGCAGGTCCGCCCCGATGGCTGGTGGGCGCGCTGCTCCCGGCATGGACAGGTGGACTCCGCTGACTTGGAGACGCAACGGTGACCGAAGATTCGACGGCCCCGGTTTCAACCGGACCATGGGCGTCGCAGCCGACGAGTGAGCGTCGCGGGTGTGGCGAGGCACCTTGTACGTCGAGGACCCGGGCGATGATCACTGTGGTCCTGGGGTTGTCGGCAACGGGTGTGGTGATCGGCGGGCTGTGGGCGTGGCTGGCACCGTCCATCCACGCGGTGGTGGCGATCGACCGCGCCGGTGAACGGGTGCACGACTATCTAGGCAGCGAATCGCAGAACTTCTTCATCGCGCCGTTCTTAATGCTCGGCTTGTTGGGTGCGGTGGCGGTGGTGGCGTCGGTGCTGGCATGGCAGTGGCGCGAACATCGCGGTCCGGGGATGGTCGTAGCGCTCTCGGTCGGGTTGGCCGGTGCTGCCGCAGCGGCGATCGCCGTAGGTGCGTTGGTGGTGCGGTGGCGCTACGGCGTGCTGGACTTCGATACCGTTGTGCTGGCAACCGGTGAGCACTCGTTGACCTACGTTACCCAGGCGCCGCCGGTGTTGTTTGCCCGCCAGCCGTGGTTGGTGGTGACCACCTTGCTGTCGCCGGCCGCCACGGCGTCACTGGTCTACGCATTGATCGCAGCCGGAGCCGTACGCGATGACCTGGGGGGCTATCCGGCTGTCGAGCGGCTACCGAACGAGACGGCGGAGACCTCAGCAGCCCCCACGTCGTAGCGGGTATCAGAGCGGACGGCGATGCACTTTCCGGCCGGTAATCACCTTGGCCGCGATAACCGCCAGTCGCGCCATACCCGCGTACGTCATGGGGTTGAATATGGTCGGCCACTTGGTGCGAATCACGTGCTCACTCAGCGGCAGGCCAGCGAACCGGTCGGTGAGCCAACGCAGCGCCATTGGGGCCGACAGCGGGTGCAGGACCATGTGTTCGTTGAAGGCGTCCCGATGATAGGTGACCCTGGCTCCGCCGGCCGAATAGCGCTCGGCCAGCGCGTCGATGTCGTCGACGGAGATCAGATAATCGTGCACTGCCTGG belongs to Mycobacterium basiliense and includes:
- the glgX gene encoding glycogen debranching protein GlgX, with the protein product MSQNNAGDSGVTPPPLPTVWPGTAYPLGATYDGAGTNFSLFSEIAEKVELCLISEGGSESRISLEEIDGYVWHAYLPNVAPGQRYGFRVYGPFDPAAGHRCDPSKLLLDPYGKAFDGDFIFGQALFSYDMQTVDLGSADPGIPPMVDSLGYTMTSVVINPFFDWGYDRAPMTPYHETVIYEAHVKGMTQTHPDIPEELRGTYAGLAHPAIIDHLKSLNVTAIELMPVHQFMHDSRLLDLGLRNYWGYNTFGFFAPHNQYAANRQAGSAVGEFKSMVRSLHEAGIEVILDVVYNHTAEGNRLGPTINFRGIDNAAYYRLVDTDLRWYKDYTGTGNSLNARHPHVLQLIMDSLRYWVMEMHVDGFRFDLAATLARELHDVDRLSAFFDLVQQDPVVSQVKLIAEPWDVGEGGYQVGNFPGLWTEWNGKYRDTVRDYWRGEPATLGEFASRLTGSSDLYEATGRRPSASINFVTAHDGFTLNDLVSYNEKHNSANGEDNRDGESHNRSWNCGAEGPTDDPDIMALRRRQMRNFWATLMVSQGTPMIAHGDEIGRTQQGNNNVYCQDSELSWMDWSLVDTNSELLIFAQKVTTLRKNHPVFRRRRFFEGEPIRSGDEVRDIAWLTPGGQEMTHEDWNRSFHKCVAVFLNGEAITAPNARGERVVDDSFLLCFNAHDDTVEFVMPGGDYADEWTVELDTNDPVGDADLVVTAEDKVAVPGRSLLVLRKTA
- a CDS encoding acyltransferase family protein; the encoded protein is MQTLTTPPAPINTPNAMGTRTAGFYRHDLDGLRGIAIALVAVFHIWFGRVSGGVDVFLALSGFFFGGKILRATLNPDLKLSPIAELIRLVRRLLPALVVVLAGCALLTILIQPQTRWETFADQSLASLGYYQNWELANSASDYLRAGEAVSPLQHIWSMSVQGQFYIAFLLLVAGCAYLFRGLLRGARARHLRTAFVVLLIALTVASFVFAIVAHQSNQSTAYYNSFARGWELLLGALVGALVPYIRWPMWLRTLAASIALVVILFCGALINGVKEFPGPWTLVPVGATMLMILAGANRHAHPSTSDRLPLPNRLLAAGPLVALGAIAYSLYLWHWPLLIFWLSYTGHRHANFLEGAGILLVSGLLAHLTTRHVEDPLRYRAPTEADAATPPIPWRMRLRRPTIVMGSVVVLLGVTLTATSFTWREHVIIERSSGKELSGLSANDYPGARTLINHVRVPKLRMRPTVLEAKGDLPAATKDGCISDFVNPALVNCTYGDSDAVRTIALAGGSHAEHWLPALDLLGRLHHFKVVTYLKMGCPLSTEEVPLIMGNNAPYPQCREWVQTTMEKLVADRPNYVFTTSTRPWNIKPGDVMPATYIGIWQTFSDNNIPVLAVRDTPWMVKDGQPFKPADCLAKGGDAQSCGIKRSELLSDYNTTLDFVSRFPILKPIDMSDAICRKDFCRAVEGNVLIYRDAHHLTPTYMRTMAPELGRQIAAITGWW
- the ripD gene encoding NlpC/P60 family peptidoglycan-binding protein RipD, translated to MKRIYAFAIGLAMMTAPMVAAPGLATAEPGVRSTDYQQVTDVVIARGLAQRGVPFSWAGGGITGPTRGKGTGMYTVGFDASGLIQYAYAGAGIKLPRSSGEMYKVGQKVLPQQARKGDLIFYGPEGTQSVSMYLGNGQMLEVSDSVQVSPVRTKDMMPYLVRVLGTQQQPLQQAPLQQAPLQQQPLPQQPLQQAPLQQAPTQRAPLQQQPLLQAPTQRAPLQQAPAPQAPTQQAPTQLAPTRQAPTQQAPALQVPAQTAPIQLAPVGTTG
- a CDS encoding adenosylmethionine--8-amino-7-oxononanoate transaminase produces the protein MSAAGTSSAGLTAEQVSAIDATHLWHPYSTIGNEVLAPLVAVAAQGAWLTLIRDGRPIEVLDAMSSWWTAIHGHGHPVLDAALASQLGTMNHVMFGGLTHEPAARLAQLLVDITPAGLETVFFSDSGSVSVEVAVKMALQYWRSRGRPAKHRLMTWRGGYHGDTFTPMSICDPEGGMHSLWTDILVRQVFAPQVPGDYDPHYITAFEDQLAAHAAELAAVVVEPVVQGAGGMRFHDPRYLTDLRDICRRHEVLLIFDEIATGFGRTGELFAADHAGVSPDIMCVGKALTGGYLSLAATLCTPDIAHTISTGDAGALMHGPTFMANALACAVSVASVELLIEQDWRARVGELGAGLTAGLDPARGLPGVTDVRACGAIGVIECDRPIDVALATPVALDHGVWLRPFRNLVYAMPPYICGAAEIAQITSAMVEVARLIGSRRL